One Eretmochelys imbricata isolate rEreImb1 chromosome 9, rEreImb1.hap1, whole genome shotgun sequence genomic window, TTGCAATAAAATAGAACATCTAATGCCTTCTGCTGAAGTAGCTTTGTGATAATGCTGGCTGCACTACAGTTTAAGTAGCAATATCTGGCATTCATAGAGAATTCTTCCTGCATCTGTGTGCTCCATCATCAGCCCTCTTCCACCCTCTTCTCTCTTACGCAGAAAGGAGACTAAATTATTGCTGAAATTATTTATCAGAGCAGGTTTGGAAGATCAGATGTGCTGTGTGAGGAAGCAAATGTGGAAACAAGATTAAATATGGCAGAGTTACTGGGAGTTAATAGTCCATGGCATAATACATAGAAACCCAAACACTCTTGGAATTTATATTGATTTGCcttattacaaaaaaaattaatttacgAGTATGTCTTTACTTTATAGATCGTTCCTATATGAGATTAACAGAAAAGGAAGATGAAACATTGCCGATAGATGTAAGTTACACATTTTCATGGTGTTTGGAAGATTTAAGACTAATAATATAGTTTGGGCTCTTGCTTTTGTTCCTGTTcatgtttttttatttgaataattGTATTTTAATCGTACAATCTTTCAAATTCTCATTCTGCGTGAGAATGTTTCACCTACCAGTCCTAATGTCCAGTAATACATTACAGCTCTTACAAAGAGGGTTTGCAAATCAGAATAAGTCCTGACTTCCTTCTCCTTCTTTAGAACTGTTGGTGAAACGTCACCTCTAGAAATTCCGTGGCTTCTGAAGTTAGAACTTGGAAAGTCCTTGCATAGGTTTCTTATACTCTGCAGCATAAACATCTGCGTCCCTCTGGCATTTGTTGGCTGACATTTGTTTATTCAATACTATAGTGTGCGGCTGTTATCCCAGCACAACCTGtttcatttacttcagttttCTTATTTTAGTATCTTTCTTTCTTGGTTGACCAATAAGAAAATGACATGCAGAAGTGGACTTCAAAGGTTGCGCCCAGTTGTCATCCTTGTTGACAGTGTTACGGAGGTTACATAATTTGTCTGAGTACCAGATTCTTCCTGTTAAAGCAGTAATTTGAGTGCACAGAACAGTGATTCTGACTGCTGTGAGGAATACAGAATCTGCCTGAAGAACTCTGAATTAGATCAAGCTGCCTAGCAGAGGGTATAAGTAGCGTGCCAGGAAATCCCCCTTCTGTTCCTGCTTCTGCTATTGACTTGCAGTGCTACCTTGAGCAAGCTACTTAATCCTTGTGTCTCAATTTCCTCCCCCCACTAAAATGGGTCTAAAATTATTTACCCAGTTTCCTAGATCACTGGTTGAAAAATGTGTATGTGCTTATTGTGAGCAAAACAGAATAAAAGATGACAATTTTGTACAAGGGTTCTCTTATATTGTTTAGCAACCTCTGTGTGGTGTATTGTATCTCTCTCTATTGCAGATAGTTCTTCAAACGCTGTTGGCCTTTGCAGTTACGTGTTATGGAATAGTACATATTGCAGGAGAATTTAAAGACATGGATGCCACTTCAGAACTAAAAAATAAGTACGTTGGGGTTCTTTCTGTTCGTTAACAGGTTTTTCTGTTGCTCTATAAATAAACTCAGTATGTCCTGTGAAATAGCAGCCCCAGAAAGGTTCTCCTTTTTAGCTCACCGCTTCTTGACAACATGCTGTAGATGTGATGCTGGGAAGGACAGGAAGAGCCAGGAAGCCACCACGCAATGTCTGGCTGTGGGATGTAGTGTTCTAGATAGGATGAGGCTACAGCAGTGACTGGGATACTTTCTGCCCTTTCTTGCCTCCTTCCTTGAGCCTCCTAAAAACCCACCTCAGAGTTGGAGTAGTGGAGTGAGCAGGTGAGGAATAGGGAAATAAGAGGTTACAGAACTACTCCTGTCCTGTGGTCTCAGCAGGGGACTGGGACAGAAGCTCTTCCCACCAaccatctctgcctcagttttcacaTCAGTAAATAGGGATGACACAAACCCGCTCCTAAGAGTGTTGATGATGAATTAGTTAAATACTATAGAAGTGCTGAATTGTGATAGATAGAATTGTGTAAACCTGTGAAGGGTTTTGAATTGAATTTTAAGGTGGATAGGAAGTCAGATGGGCAGAAAACCTGCTCCTATAGAGAATAATCTGAATAATATGGGACTTAAGTAAATCTATGAAAGATGGCAGTACAAGGGGGCCTGAACGTGAAGTGCTAGGAAGTGCGTGAGAATTAAGGGCGCTCAGCATTATTAGCACTGAGGCATGAATATGGATTTTGGCTTAGGCAAGGTCAAAGGAGGGAGGAATTTGGGTGATATTTTGTAGGTAGTTATTAACACTTGTACATAAGGAAGCTGTAGAAGGGAGAATAAAGTTTATTAATGATGTGGGTGTTTTCAGTATACTGAACAATTGGCATATCTATATCTCCATAACACTAGCATCTTATCTTTAAAATTCTTAACATTTATGTTATGGCATAGGAAATTTGGGTAAGATCTAGAGGCTTAGCACCCCTGCCATTTGGTAACAGCACTTACTTCTTATTCTATCTGTTTAACTCTTGGAAATACCAGATTTTTACACTTTTGTGAAATGATCATTCCAAATccacattaatttatttttcatgtttattttaaggACATTTGACACATTAAGGAACCATCCATCTTTTTACGTATTTAATCATCGTGGTAGAGTACTGTTCCAGTCTCCAGATATAGTGAATTCTTCTTCAAACCAAGATGCTTTGTCATCCAGCGCATCACTGAAGTTACGAAAACTTGAACCTCTGCGCCGTTAAGATTTTTACAGATTATAATAGAACAGGACACTGAGATGTAATATTGGAGTTGGGGATGTAAACACTTTTTAATTTCTGGAGCAGTATTTATATTGATCTTCCAgactttataaaatatatatatatatataactaagGACCTTCTTTGTACACTGTTAATGAAAATGACTGAATTGTGACTTGGCAATGGAGTGTAAGTTATTGCTACAATTATGCTGTGAAACATCTTTGAACTTTCATATATTAAACAATGTTGcggttgatttttttcatttaaaactattCCTATCCTTAAGAAAAGGCAAATAAGTTTTTATTGCAATGAATATCCTTTGAAAAGAGGGAATGCTTTAGTGCTATTTATTTTCTTGGTTTGCTTGCATTACCTTTTATGGAACTCTTTCAGAAACAGTAAGTGCACTGCAGCATTTAGCAGCATGAAAAGATAGACTTTCTAGGAACAGGAGACAGACAGAAAGCTAAGATGCACCTTTTGGTGTATGTTTGAAACCCAAAAGAATGCTTTCATTCTTACAGTGCTAGAAAAAAGTGGTTGTCACGTTTTCTAACTCTTTGTTATCAAGTTATTGTTTTCTAGTTATCCTCCTGTTTAAAAGTAGattctctccttctcctcccaaaATTATCTGGGACTCTACATCTGGTATGTGTATGGGGGAGACAACTTGCTTCTTTTTAGATAATCTAATACGCTCAGCTTGTTTATTCACTGTATTTGTATTGCTCTCTTTGCTTGTGTATACAGGAACGATCATGAAATGGCTGAGTAGTGTTTCAGTACCATAAGTGGCACCAGAAACTAGTTTATCTTTCATGCATTCTGAGAAGCAGTTTTCATAAGTATTAAGACAATATCCATTCTAACAAATTGTATGTGTTTTCCAATACTAAGGTGCTATAGGGATTAGCACAGGAAGGGGGGTTAAGTGGGCATGGTGTAACTAGCCCTGAAGCATCAAATTAAGCTAACAAAACTGTTACCTCTGAGCCATTAGCTGACTTAAGATAACTGTTTTGAGGGCACATGTTCTTAAAACATGACATAGCCTTTAACAGTTActgttttataatttttttttaaaaggttggtTTTACTGTTAAACTTTGTTCAGCTCTGGCATTTTCCATTGGTAACTGAAAGCTTCTCTTCTGCTTCCATGACATAGCTAAGACCCTGTGCATTGCATAAGATGCTTTACAGGTCCACCTAGATTTCTATTTATTCCCCCTTAAAGCTCTCTCACCTCACcctgcaatatttttatttttaaaaatctattttattcAACCCAGCAATCTGAAAGTTCAAAGGCAAAACGTGTAGGAAAACTAAGCACCTTCTGCTGGTCCATCCTATTGCCCGGGCTGCCATGGTGAGAGCAGCAGTATGGATGGTTGCTCTGAGTAGTTGGATTTTCACTTGAAGGTTCTTTGGGTTGGTTAAATATTCAGAAGGGTTATTCTGATCGTTTAAACGTTACTCTCCAATCCACTGTGCTATTTCCCAAAGTGCATTTGGCTCTCTTTCCTTGGGAGTCACAAATAAGCTAGATTAATTGATGGCTGCTACCACTAAAG contains:
- the MMGT1 gene encoding ER membrane protein complex subunit 5, whose amino-acid sequence is MAAASLWKGLVGIGLFALAHAAFSAAQHRSYMRLTEKEDETLPIDIVLQTLLAFAVTCYGIVHIAGEFKDMDATSELKNKTFDTLRNHPSFYVFNHRGRVLFQSPDIVNSSSNQDALSSSASLKLRKLEPLRR